One Streptomyces sp. SAI-135 DNA segment encodes these proteins:
- a CDS encoding ABC transporter permease codes for MPFAAVLHSEWLKIRTLRSLLGALLALFAATTAFSALAGVSETSDPEFDPLFMALSGVAPGQIAALSFGAMAVSSEFHGGGLRLSLAVVPRRGRWFAAKATAVAVPTLVVGTVTALASLLVARAGLGGAASGLSTGEQVRGVVGCGIYLTLMALLAAGLAAVLRSGVAALSLLIPFVLVVSFVIGDVAGGATDFMPDRAGQIVLYETHDGPLGPWTGLAVTAAWAAAALAAGAWSVCRRDA; via the coding sequence ATGCCCTTCGCCGCCGTCCTCCACTCCGAGTGGCTGAAGATCCGTACCCTGCGCTCCCTTCTCGGCGCCCTGCTCGCCCTGTTCGCCGCGACCACCGCCTTCTCCGCGCTCGCCGGGGTGTCCGAGACCTCGGACCCCGAGTTCGATCCGCTGTTCATGGCGCTGTCCGGGGTCGCCCCGGGCCAGATCGCCGCCCTGTCCTTCGGTGCCATGGCGGTGTCGTCGGAGTTCCACGGGGGCGGGCTCCGGCTGTCGCTGGCCGTGGTGCCGCGGCGCGGACGGTGGTTCGCGGCGAAGGCGACGGCCGTCGCCGTCCCCACGCTCGTGGTCGGCACGGTGACCGCCCTCGCCTCCCTCCTCGTGGCCCGTGCCGGGCTCGGCGGGGCGGCGAGCGGCCTGAGCACCGGTGAACAAGTGCGCGGTGTCGTCGGCTGCGGGATCTACCTGACCCTGATGGCGTTGCTGGCGGCCGGTCTCGCGGCAGTGCTGCGCAGCGGGGTGGCGGCGCTCTCGCTCCTGATCCCGTTCGTCCTGGTCGTGTCCTTCGTGATCGGCGACGTGGCGGGTGGGGCCACCGACTTCATGCCGGACCGGGCGGGACAGATCGTCCTGTACGAGACGCACGACGGACCCCTGGGACCGTGGACGGGCCTCGCGGTGACCGCCGCCTGGGCGGCCGCCGCGCTGGCAGCAGGGGCCTGGAGCGTGTGCCGCCGGGACGCCTGA
- a CDS encoding ABC transporter ATP-binding protein codes for MTSIEVQALSKEFGTRRAVDDVTFRVLPGRVTGFLGPNGAGKSTTMRLVLGLDRPTSGTATIGGRAYATLDEPLRHVGALLDAQAAHGSRTGRDHLRTLAASNRLPDRRVDEVLERTGLAAVARRRVRTYSLGMRQRLGIAAALLGDPGVIMLDEPSNGLDPEGIIWIRELLRRLAAEGRTVLVSSHLMNETASFADHLVVLGRGRLLADTPMREFIHARVRPRVRIRTSDPTALRNALARHGHDAVEHEDGHWSVQHARVDEIGVLASTAGVPLLELTAEEATLEQAYLDLTSAETEFTAQHQEA; via the coding sequence ATGACCAGCATCGAAGTCCAAGCCCTCAGCAAGGAGTTCGGCACCCGACGCGCCGTGGACGACGTCACCTTCCGTGTCCTGCCCGGCCGCGTCACCGGATTCCTCGGCCCCAACGGCGCCGGAAAGTCCACCACCATGCGGCTCGTCCTCGGCCTGGACCGGCCGACCTCCGGGACGGCCACGATCGGCGGCCGTGCCTACGCCACCCTCGACGAACCCCTGCGGCACGTGGGCGCCCTGCTCGACGCGCAGGCCGCGCACGGCTCCCGGACCGGCCGCGACCACCTGCGCACCCTGGCGGCGAGCAACCGCCTCCCCGACCGCCGGGTCGACGAGGTGCTGGAGCGGACGGGACTGGCCGCGGTCGCCCGGCGGCGGGTGCGGACCTACTCCCTGGGCATGCGGCAGCGGCTCGGCATCGCCGCCGCCCTGCTCGGCGACCCCGGCGTGATCATGCTCGACGAGCCCTCGAACGGCCTCGACCCCGAAGGCATCATCTGGATCCGCGAGCTGCTGCGCCGACTGGCCGCCGAGGGCCGCACCGTCCTGGTCTCCAGCCACCTCATGAACGAGACCGCGTCCTTCGCCGACCACCTCGTCGTCCTGGGGCGGGGGCGCCTGCTCGCCGACACTCCGATGCGCGAGTTCATCCACGCGCGCGTGCGGCCCCGCGTCCGCATCCGCACGAGCGACCCGACCGCGCTCAGGAACGCCCTCGCCCGGCACGGCCATGACGCCGTGGAGCACGAGGACGGGCACTGGAGCGTGCAGCACGCACGCGTGGACGAGATCGGCGTCCTGGCCTCCACGGCGGGTGTCCCCCTTCTCGAACTGACCGCGGAGGAGGCCACCTTGGAGCAGGCCTATCTCGACCTCACGTCCGCCGAGACCGAGTTCACCGCACAGCACCAGGAGGCCTGA
- a CDS encoding histidine kinase has product MVRLLRPFARAVTYTRWLHLFVAVVWPAMWMFVEEAWWTWLVAAVTLAPAGLVPAMRTVEGLQARLLLTGHRHNSESIDIVVAPSESWSDRGRLVVWLEARLLLGIVTATLSVHLLIGSVDLVASAFGQDVEEGVLILLDGHRWWHVLLVPLPLAALAATVVVSGRLITALALRLLGPSPAERLAALEERTEQLLERTRIARELHDSIGHALTVAVVQAGAARAAGDPAFTDRALDAIEETGRAALEDLERVLGVLRESERPVSGRPTLTDADRLLESARASGAKVDAELTGPVDTVPGPVSREGYRILQEALTNVLRHAGAVPVRVRVEVTGKALALEVRNPLAADIPGPGRGSGLRGIRERAALLGGRAHTGPDRGDWQVHAELPLR; this is encoded by the coding sequence ATGGTCCGCTTGCTGCGCCCGTTCGCCCGGGCGGTGACGTACACACGATGGCTGCATCTGTTCGTCGCCGTCGTGTGGCCGGCCATGTGGATGTTCGTCGAGGAGGCGTGGTGGACCTGGCTGGTGGCGGCCGTGACGCTCGCGCCCGCCGGGCTGGTGCCCGCGATGCGCACCGTGGAGGGGCTCCAGGCGCGGCTCCTGCTGACCGGACACCGGCACAACAGCGAGAGCATCGACATCGTCGTCGCGCCGTCGGAGTCCTGGAGCGACCGGGGGCGGCTGGTCGTCTGGCTGGAGGCGCGGCTGCTGCTCGGCATCGTGACGGCGACGCTCAGCGTGCACCTGCTCATCGGCTCGGTGGACCTGGTGGCGTCGGCCTTCGGCCAGGACGTCGAGGAGGGTGTGCTGATCCTCCTCGACGGCCACCGCTGGTGGCACGTCCTGCTCGTGCCCCTGCCGCTCGCCGCGCTGGCGGCGACGGTGGTGGTCTCGGGCCGGCTGATCACCGCGCTCGCGCTCCGGCTGCTCGGCCCCTCTCCCGCCGAGCGTCTGGCCGCCCTGGAGGAGCGCACCGAGCAGCTCCTGGAGCGCACCCGTATCGCGCGTGAGCTGCACGACTCCATCGGGCACGCCCTGACCGTCGCCGTCGTCCAGGCGGGTGCCGCCCGCGCGGCCGGAGACCCGGCGTTCACCGACCGTGCCCTCGACGCCATCGAGGAGACCGGCCGGGCCGCCCTGGAGGACCTGGAGCGTGTCCTAGGCGTCCTGCGCGAGTCGGAGCGGCCGGTGAGCGGCAGGCCGACGCTGACGGACGCCGACCGGCTGCTGGAGTCGGCGCGCGCGTCCGGCGCGAAGGTGGACGCCGAGCTGACCGGGCCGGTGGACACCGTGCCCGGGCCGGTCTCCCGCGAGGGCTACCGGATCCTCCAGGAGGCGCTGACCAATGTGCTGCGGCACGCGGGGGCGGTCCCGGTCCGGGTCCGCGTCGAGGTCACGGGCAAGGCCCTCGCGCTGGAGGTCCGCAATCCGCTGGCGGCCGACATACCCGGCCCCGGGCGGGGCAGCGGACTGCGCGGCATACGCGAACGGGCGGCCCTGCTCGGCGGCCGCGCGCACACCGGACCCGACCGGGGCGACTGGCAGGTGCATGCCGAGCTGCCGCTGCGCTGA
- a CDS encoding response regulator transcription factor produces the protein MPVTVLLVDDEPLVRAGLRAVLEAQPDIEVVGEAADGAAVIPLVRQLRPDVVAMDVRMPLMDGIEATRAVLRTVEEPPKIVVVTTFENDEYVYEALRAGADGFLLKRARPAEIVHAVRLVAEGESLLFPASVRQLAARYGDEGGNRAARAAMERAQLTEREAEVLRLMARGLSNAEIAARLVVGTETVKSHVSAVLAKLGARDRTQAVIAAYESGFVAPG, from the coding sequence ATGCCCGTCACCGTTCTCCTCGTCGACGACGAACCCCTCGTACGTGCCGGTCTGCGGGCGGTCCTGGAGGCGCAGCCCGACATCGAGGTCGTCGGCGAGGCGGCCGACGGGGCGGCGGTCATCCCGCTCGTGCGGCAACTGCGGCCCGACGTGGTCGCCATGGACGTACGGATGCCCCTGATGGACGGCATCGAGGCCACCCGCGCGGTGCTGCGGACGGTCGAGGAGCCGCCGAAGATCGTCGTGGTGACGACCTTCGAGAACGACGAGTACGTGTACGAGGCGCTGCGCGCCGGAGCCGACGGGTTCCTGCTGAAGCGGGCCCGGCCGGCCGAGATCGTGCACGCGGTGCGGCTGGTCGCCGAGGGCGAGTCGCTGCTGTTCCCCGCCTCGGTGCGGCAGCTGGCCGCCCGGTACGGCGACGAGGGCGGCAACCGGGCGGCCCGGGCCGCGATGGAGCGGGCCCAGCTGACCGAGCGGGAGGCCGAGGTGCTGCGGCTGATGGCGCGCGGTCTGTCCAACGCGGAGATCGCCGCCCGCTTGGTCGTCGGCACCGAGACCGTGAAGTCGCACGTCAGCGCCGTGCTGGCGAAGCTGGGGGCGCGTGATCGCACCCAGGCGGTGATCGCTGCGTACGAGTCGGGGTTCGTGGCACCGGGGTGA
- a CDS encoding ROK family transcriptional regulator, with product MGRLTGGDPSLLRRINSAVVLHALRATDCATLTEITRVTGLSRPTVEGVVEGLIEGGLVVEKAADESVARRQGRPARRFRFRAEAGHLLGLDIGPHRVAALLSDLDGKVLGAVAKDVTETAGADERLERLRTAVAELLRRAGVARDSLWAVGVASPGIVEADGTIRLCAALPEWTGLRLGERLSRSFKCPVLVENDANAAAVAEHWKGSATESDDVVFVLAGLSPGAGSLIGGRLHRGYGGAAGEIGALHLLGREVTPETLLSTTDEPLHPLDEQAVAEVFAQAREGDQRARAAVERFIQRLVHDVAALVLALDPELVVVGGWAAGLDGVLEPLRRELARYCLRPPKVALSLLGEAAVATGALRLALDHVEEQLFAVEGTVTARR from the coding sequence TTGGGGCGACTGACCGGCGGGGATCCCTCGCTCCTGCGAAGGATCAATTCCGCGGTGGTGCTGCACGCGCTGCGTGCCACGGACTGCGCGACGCTGACCGAGATCACCCGGGTGACGGGCCTGTCCCGGCCGACGGTCGAGGGGGTCGTCGAGGGGCTCATCGAGGGCGGCCTGGTGGTCGAGAAGGCGGCCGACGAGAGCGTCGCCCGACGGCAGGGACGCCCGGCCCGGCGGTTCCGGTTCCGCGCCGAGGCCGGACATCTGCTGGGCCTGGACATCGGGCCGCACCGGGTCGCCGCGCTGCTGTCCGACCTGGACGGCAAGGTGCTCGGCGCGGTGGCCAAGGACGTCACCGAGACGGCCGGCGCCGACGAACGCCTGGAGCGGCTGCGCACCGCGGTCGCCGAACTGCTGCGCCGGGCCGGGGTCGCCCGCGACTCCCTGTGGGCCGTCGGGGTCGCCTCGCCGGGCATCGTGGAGGCGGACGGCACCATACGGCTGTGCGCGGCGCTGCCGGAGTGGACCGGGCTGCGGCTCGGTGAGCGGCTCAGCCGTTCCTTCAAGTGCCCGGTGCTGGTCGAGAACGACGCCAACGCGGCCGCGGTCGCCGAGCACTGGAAGGGCTCCGCCACCGAGTCCGACGACGTGGTGTTCGTGCTGGCCGGACTGAGCCCGGGGGCGGGGTCGCTGATCGGCGGGCGGCTGCACCGCGGGTACGGCGGGGCGGCCGGGGAGATCGGCGCGCTGCACCTGCTGGGCCGCGAGGTCACCCCGGAGACCCTGCTGTCCACCACCGACGAGCCCCTGCACCCGCTCGACGAGCAGGCCGTCGCCGAGGTCTTCGCGCAGGCGCGCGAGGGCGACCAGCGGGCGCGGGCGGCCGTGGAACGCTTCATCCAGCGGCTGGTGCACGACGTGGCGGCGCTCGTCCTGGCCCTCGACCCGGAACTCGTGGTGGTGGGCGGCTGGGCGGCCGGTCTGGACGGCGTACTGGAGCCGCTGCGGCGGGAGTTGGCCCGCTACTGTCTGCGCCCGCCCAAGGTCGCCCTGTCGCTCCTCGGGGAGGCGGCCGTGGCGACGGGCGCGCTGCGACTGGCCCTCGACCACGTGGAGGAGCAGTTGTTCGCGGTGGAGGGCACGGTCACCGCCCGGCGGTGA
- a CDS encoding GntR family transcriptional regulator: MGTTQLESVPEPKYWHLRTVLSEALDSEFSVGEILPNERDLAARFGVARATLRQALEQLELEGRLQRRRGVGTTVAPPRVGVAVGTEQHAWPGAAGDDWQSVDCAAAVPPAAVADALGTDREQPVHIVRRSRVTHGQPVAAELLYVPEASVPELSAIDAPSGAARARAVLRELQRLELESRENAVELGSARADDAKELDRLPGAPVLIVTTRYLAGGRTAAVSVATYRADTCRLTFGDSGAVEIHESPERRAS; this comes from the coding sequence GTGGGGACCACGCAGCTCGAATCGGTACCGGAACCGAAGTACTGGCATCTCAGGACCGTGCTCAGTGAGGCACTGGACTCCGAATTCTCCGTGGGCGAGATCCTGCCCAACGAGCGCGATCTCGCCGCCCGTTTCGGTGTCGCCCGCGCCACGCTCCGTCAGGCCCTGGAGCAGCTGGAACTGGAAGGCCGGCTGCAGCGCCGCCGCGGTGTCGGGACGACCGTCGCCCCGCCGCGCGTGGGTGTGGCCGTCGGCACCGAGCAGCACGCCTGGCCGGGGGCGGCCGGGGACGACTGGCAGTCCGTCGACTGCGCGGCCGCGGTGCCTCCGGCGGCCGTCGCGGACGCGCTCGGCACCGACCGGGAGCAGCCGGTGCACATCGTGCGCCGCTCGCGGGTGACCCACGGTCAGCCCGTCGCCGCCGAACTGCTGTACGTCCCCGAGGCGTCGGTGCCCGAGCTGTCCGCCATAGACGCCCCGTCCGGGGCGGCACGCGCGCGTGCGGTGCTCCGCGAACTGCAGCGCCTGGAACTGGAGAGCCGGGAGAACGCCGTCGAACTCGGCTCGGCCCGCGCCGACGACGCGAAGGAACTGGACCGCCTGCCCGGCGCCCCCGTGCTCATCGTCACCACCCGCTACCTGGCCGGGGGCCGCACCGCCGCCGTCTCGGTGGCCACCTACCGTGCGGACACCTGCCGGTTGACCTTCGGGGACTCCGGCGCGGTGGAGATCCACGAGAGCCCCGAACGCCGGGCCTCCTGA
- a CDS encoding RNA polymerase sigma-70 factor, which yields MATDTETDVFEEHRPVLMGVAYRMLGRVTDAEDVVQEAWLRWSAADRSEVREPRAYLVRVTTRLAIDRLRQVKARGETYVGPWLPEPYETHFGDTVPDTAEQAVLADSVSLAVLVVMESLSPLERAVFVLREAFGYPYADIAAMLDRTEPAVRQLAGRARRHVDERRPRYDVDPVLRRDLTERFLSAAGGGDLEALMSLLAPDVRLVGDSGGKTKAPLRVLESADHVGRFIVGVAGRGVPDLTWRFLELNGGPAVLVLTGGKPDSVFQMDVLDGRIQSVYIIRNPDKLRALSAA from the coding sequence GTGGCCACTGACACTGAGACCGATGTCTTCGAAGAACACCGTCCCGTCCTGATGGGCGTCGCCTACCGGATGCTCGGGCGCGTCACCGACGCCGAGGACGTGGTGCAGGAAGCGTGGCTGCGCTGGTCGGCGGCCGACCGCAGCGAGGTGCGCGAACCGCGCGCCTATCTGGTCCGCGTCACGACGCGGCTGGCGATCGACCGGCTGCGCCAGGTCAAGGCGCGCGGCGAGACGTACGTCGGCCCCTGGCTGCCCGAGCCGTACGAGACCCACTTCGGCGACACCGTCCCCGACACCGCCGAACAGGCCGTCCTCGCCGACTCGGTCTCCCTCGCGGTCCTGGTCGTCATGGAGTCGCTGTCCCCCCTGGAGCGGGCCGTGTTCGTCCTCAGGGAGGCCTTCGGCTACCCCTACGCCGACATCGCCGCCATGCTCGACCGCACCGAACCCGCCGTACGGCAGCTCGCGGGGCGGGCCCGCCGGCACGTCGACGAACGCCGGCCCCGCTACGACGTCGACCCGGTCCTGCGCCGTGATCTGACGGAGCGTTTCCTCTCCGCGGCCGGCGGCGGCGACCTGGAGGCGCTGATGTCGCTGCTCGCCCCGGACGTCCGCCTCGTCGGGGACAGCGGCGGCAAGACCAAGGCGCCGCTGCGGGTCCTGGAGTCGGCCGACCACGTGGGCCGCTTCATCGTCGGCGTCGCCGGAAGGGGCGTCCCGGACCTCACCTGGCGCTTCCTGGAGCTCAACGGCGGGCCCGCGGTGCTCGTCCTGACGGGCGGAAAACCCGACTCCGTCTTCCAGATGGACGTCCTGGACGGCCGCATCCAGTCCGTCTACATCATTCGCAACCCCGACAAGCTGCGCGCCCTGTCCGCCGCCTGA
- a CDS encoding alpha/beta fold hydrolase, whose translation MSATVSFKVPSPEGPQPVTVSYTRVGRGEPLLLLHGIGHHRQAWDPVVDILATERDVIAVDLPGFGASPGLPAGLSYDLATTTSVFGAFCEALELDRPHVAGNSLGGLLALELGREQLVRSVTALSPAGFWSQAERRYAFGVLLAMRHISRRLPLPLVEQLSRSAAGRTMLTSTIYARPGRRSPEAVVAETLALARATGFDETLRAGTAVRFADDVPGLPVTVAWGTRDMLLVRRQGVRAKQIIPRARLVRLPGCGHCPMNDDPALVARVILDGSR comes from the coding sequence ATGTCCGCCACCGTCTCCTTCAAGGTCCCCTCCCCCGAGGGACCGCAGCCCGTGACCGTCTCCTACACGCGCGTGGGGCGCGGTGAGCCGTTGCTCCTGCTGCACGGCATAGGGCACCACCGGCAGGCCTGGGACCCGGTGGTGGACATCCTGGCGACCGAGCGCGACGTGATCGCCGTGGACCTGCCGGGATTCGGCGCCTCGCCGGGGCTGCCCGCGGGGCTCTCGTACGACCTGGCCACCACGACCTCCGTGTTCGGGGCCTTCTGCGAGGCGCTGGAGCTGGACCGTCCGCATGTGGCGGGCAACTCCCTCGGCGGGCTGCTGGCCCTGGAACTCGGCCGCGAGCAGCTCGTACGGTCCGTCACCGCGCTGTCTCCCGCCGGCTTCTGGTCGCAGGCCGAGCGGCGCTACGCGTTCGGGGTCCTGCTCGCGATGCGGCACATCTCCCGGCGGCTGCCGCTGCCGCTGGTCGAGCAGCTGTCGCGCAGCGCGGCCGGCCGCACCATGCTCACGAGCACCATCTACGCCCGCCCCGGCCGCCGTTCACCCGAGGCCGTGGTCGCCGAGACGCTGGCCCTGGCGCGGGCCACGGGATTCGACGAGACGCTCCGGGCCGGTACCGCCGTCCGGTTCGCCGACGACGTCCCGGGACTGCCGGTCACGGTCGCCTGGGGCACCAGGGACATGCTGCTCGTGCGCCGGCAGGGCGTGCGGGCCAAGCAGATCATTCCCCGGGCCCGGCTCGTGCGGCTGCCCGGCTGCGGCCACTGCCCGATGAACGACGACCCCGCCCTGGTCGCGCGGGTCATCCTCGACGGCAGCCGCTGA
- a CDS encoding PLP-dependent aminotransferase family protein: MTSSGTNPQRPDGGPVGSAAWELLLPAVSAPARTRGRSLQAALREAVRSGRLASGTRLPSSRDLAADLGVSRGLVTEAYEQLTAEGYLRSGRGAGTWVGGAVRTTRPRARDLSPRAAGSRADFVAGTPDLSLFPRTAWTTAHRGVLAELAHQDLGYPDPRGLPRLRAALAELLTRRRGVVADPERIVVVSGVAQATSLLGFALHARGLPTVGVEDPGSPQHDALYTAAGVTTVPVPLDEEGISVGSLRDAGVRAAVTTPSHQFPTGIAYSARRRAELLDWARSVDGFVLEDDYDGDFRYDRAPVGALQGLDPDRVAYTGSVSKSLAPGLRLGWLLVPQSLADEVVERKRTMDLGHPTIDQALFARFLERGDYDRQLRRCQRAYRERRDALVSALDEHLPGTQVSGIAAGLHVIAALPYRYGPQDELLARLGAAGVSVRPLTGYAHARGEPDDEGGVRLVLGYAHLSPTRIRDGVRLMAEAARH; the protein is encoded by the coding sequence ATGACGTCATCGGGGACCAATCCTCAGCGGCCGGACGGCGGGCCCGTCGGATCGGCCGCCTGGGAGCTGCTCCTGCCCGCCGTCTCCGCCCCCGCACGCACGCGTGGCCGCTCCCTGCAGGCGGCCCTGCGCGAGGCGGTCCGGTCCGGGCGGCTCGCGTCCGGGACGCGGCTGCCGTCGAGCCGGGACCTGGCCGCCGACCTCGGTGTGTCGCGCGGGCTGGTCACCGAGGCGTACGAGCAGCTGACGGCGGAGGGCTATCTGCGCAGCGGCCGGGGGGCCGGCACCTGGGTCGGCGGTGCCGTGCGAACCACCCGGCCACGCGCGCGTGACCTGTCCCCGCGCGCTGCGGGCAGCCGCGCGGACTTCGTCGCGGGGACGCCCGACCTGTCGCTGTTCCCCCGCACGGCCTGGACCACCGCCCACCGGGGCGTACTGGCCGAGCTGGCGCACCAGGACCTCGGCTATCCCGACCCGCGCGGGCTGCCCCGGCTGCGTGCCGCCCTGGCCGAGCTGCTGACGCGCCGCCGGGGCGTGGTCGCCGATCCGGAGCGGATCGTGGTCGTCTCCGGCGTGGCGCAGGCGACGTCGCTGCTCGGATTCGCGCTCCACGCGCGCGGATTGCCGACGGTCGGCGTGGAGGACCCCGGGAGCCCGCAGCACGACGCCCTGTACACGGCGGCGGGCGTCACCACCGTTCCCGTACCGCTGGACGAGGAGGGGATCTCCGTCGGCTCCCTGCGCGACGCGGGCGTGCGGGCCGCGGTCACCACGCCGTCCCACCAGTTCCCCACCGGGATCGCCTACTCGGCGCGGCGGCGCGCGGAACTGCTCGACTGGGCGCGCTCCGTGGACGGCTTCGTCCTGGAGGACGACTACGACGGCGACTTCCGCTACGACCGGGCTCCCGTGGGTGCGCTCCAGGGGCTCGACCCGGACCGCGTCGCCTACACGGGATCGGTCAGCAAGTCCCTCGCGCCCGGACTGCGGCTCGGCTGGCTGCTCGTGCCGCAGTCGCTGGCCGACGAGGTCGTCGAGCGCAAGCGGACCATGGACCTCGGCCATCCCACGATCGACCAGGCGCTGTTCGCCCGGTTCCTGGAGCGCGGCGACTACGACCGTCAACTGCGCCGCTGCCAGCGCGCCTACCGGGAGCGGCGCGACGCGCTGGTCTCCGCCCTGGACGAGCACCTGCCGGGCACACAGGTGTCGGGGATCGCCGCCGGACTGCACGTCATCGCCGCGCTGCCGTACCGGTACGGCCCCCAGGACGAGCTCCTCGCGCGCCTCGGCGCGGCAGGCGTGAGCGTCCGCCCGCTGACGGGCTACGCCCACGCGCGCGGCGAGCCGGACGACGAGGGGGGTGTGCGGCTGGTCCTGGGCTACGCGCACCTGTCCCCGACGCGGATCCGGGACGGCGTACGGCTGATGGCCGAGGCCGCCCGTCACTGA
- a CDS encoding alkaline phosphatase D family protein: protein MSHRPLPGRRSVLRGSLAASAALTLPTVSAAAPAFALSGRPGAGCGVQTGDVTSDSGLVWVRSDRPARMVVETSATESFRNPRRWHGPLLGADTDFTGTTRLRGLPSGEQIHYRVLLADPDDPRRTGEPVTGTFRTVSPKRRDGVRFLWSGDLAGQGWGINPDFGGYTIYRAMAALDPDFFLCSGDNIYADGPIAATAALPDGSTWRNITTEEKSKVAETLAEFRGNFRYNLLDHNLRAFNAQVPSVIQWDDHEVRNNWYPGQTILDSDSRYTEKSVDVLAGRARRAFSEYFPISTLQPGRRDGRVYRVLRQGPLLDVFVLDMRTYRNANSPDDQTVDPQGILGREQLEWLKRELSRSRAVWKVIASDMPLGLVVPDATEGRANIEAVAQGDPGAPLGRELQIAELLRHIKHRRITGTVWLTADVHHTSAQHYQPSRAAFSDFEPFWEFVSGPLNAGAFPASALDGTFGPERVFVKAPTASNVSPAGGYQFFGEVYIDGHSGELTVRLREQDGTVLFTQVLQPGRVGQ from the coding sequence ATGTCACACCGTCCGCTCCCCGGCCGCCGCAGCGTGCTGCGCGGCTCCCTGGCCGCCTCGGCCGCCCTCACCCTCCCGACGGTCTCCGCGGCCGCGCCGGCCTTCGCCCTCTCCGGGCGCCCAGGGGCGGGCTGTGGGGTGCAGACGGGAGACGTGACCTCCGACTCGGGCCTGGTGTGGGTGCGTTCGGACCGTCCGGCCCGGATGGTCGTGGAGACGTCCGCGACCGAGTCGTTCCGCAACCCGCGCAGATGGCACGGCCCGCTGCTCGGCGCGGACACCGACTTCACGGGGACGACCCGGCTGCGCGGGCTGCCGTCGGGCGAGCAGATCCACTACCGGGTGCTGCTGGCCGACCCGGACGACCCGCGCCGCACCGGCGAGCCGGTCACCGGCACCTTCCGCACGGTGTCCCCCAAGCGCCGCGACGGGGTGCGGTTCCTGTGGTCCGGGGACCTCGCCGGACAGGGCTGGGGCATCAACCCCGACTTCGGCGGCTACACGATCTACCGGGCGATGGCCGCTCTGGACCCGGACTTCTTCCTGTGCAGCGGCGACAACATCTACGCCGACGGACCGATCGCGGCCACCGCCGCCCTCCCGGACGGCAGCACCTGGCGGAACATCACCACCGAGGAGAAGTCCAAGGTCGCCGAGACCCTGGCCGAGTTCCGCGGCAACTTCCGCTACAACCTGCTCGACCACAACCTCCGGGCCTTCAACGCCCAGGTCCCGTCGGTCATCCAGTGGGACGACCACGAGGTCCGCAACAACTGGTACCCGGGTCAGACCATCCTGGACTCCGACTCCCGCTACACCGAGAAGAGCGTCGACGTGCTCGCGGGCCGGGCGCGGCGCGCGTTCAGCGAGTACTTCCCGATCTCCACGCTCCAGCCCGGCAGGCGGGACGGCCGGGTGTACCGGGTGCTGCGGCAGGGCCCGCTGCTCGACGTGTTCGTGCTGGACATGCGCACCTACCGCAACGCCAACTCGCCCGACGACCAGACCGTGGACCCGCAGGGCATCCTCGGCCGGGAGCAGTTGGAGTGGCTCAAGCGGGAGCTGTCGCGCTCGCGCGCGGTGTGGAAGGTGATCGCCTCCGACATGCCGCTCGGCCTGGTCGTGCCCGACGCCACGGAGGGCCGGGCGAACATCGAGGCGGTCGCGCAGGGCGATCCGGGCGCCCCGCTCGGCCGTGAGCTCCAGATCGCCGAACTGCTGCGCCACATCAAGCACCGGCGGATCACCGGCACGGTGTGGCTGACCGCCGACGTCCACCACACCTCGGCCCAGCACTACCAGCCGTCGCGGGCCGCGTTCTCCGACTTCGAGCCGTTCTGGGAGTTCGTGTCGGGCCCCCTCAACGCGGGCGCCTTCCCGGCCAGCGCGCTCGACGGCACCTTCGGGCCCGAGCGGGTGTTCGTGAAGGCGCCGACCGCCTCCAACGTCTCCCCCGCGGGCGGCTACCAGTTCTTCGGCGAGGTCTACATCGACGGCCACAGCGGCGAGCTGACCGTGCGGCTGCGCGAGCAGGACGGCACCGTGCTGTTCACGCAGGTGCTCCAGCCGGGCCGGGTGGGCCAGTAA